The following proteins come from a genomic window of Dermacentor albipictus isolate Rhodes 1998 colony chromosome 8, USDA_Dalb.pri_finalv2, whole genome shotgun sequence:
- the LOC139049158 gene encoding cytochrome P450 3A56-like — translation MCGTQTSASRAMLEVFLLSVIVALATWFIIQRKRRFSFFKDLGIPGPPPSLLSGNLSEIIQKGSLIAFKEWLDKYGDIVGFYNGAHPFIMVKDPELIRKIQIKDFNNFTSRGMMSGFARSHPIISQSMVHAEGDRWKKMRSLITPAFTTSNMKQMASLMDDSANELLDVIESLWSKTEAIEIRELFQRLTADVLIGTAFGLKFNLQRKDQTNSSAESLFQESLKSFQQFRHAWINFLTTCFPEFAHLWKTLMSCSLRFSKTATDNIFDELSPIVQFRRRNRENDRSDLLQLMLNAQVEDGAFVDVHSLTTSIDADSAYEGKVNSCLLLIPHLIIE, via the exons ACAACGCAAGCGACGTTTCTCGTTCTTTAAAGACCTCGGAATTCCCGGACCTCCTCCAAGCCTTCTTTCAGGAAACCTCTCTGAGATAATACAGAAG gGATCACTGATCGCATTCAAGGAATGGTTGGACAAATATGGAGACATTGTAGG CTTCTACAACGGGGCTCATCCGTTTATTATGGTGAAAGATCCCGAACTAATCAGGAAGATCCAGATAAAAGATTTCAACAATTTTACAAGCCGAGGA ATGATGTCAGGCTTCGCGCGGAGCCATCCGATTATCAGTCAAAGCATGGTGCATGCTGAGGGGGACCGCTGGAAGAAAATGCGCAGCCTTATCACGCCAGCCTTTACGACGAGCAACATGAAGCAG ATGGCGAGCCTCATGGATGACAGCGCCAATGAGTTGCTCGATGTCATCGAGTCCCTCTGGTCAAAAACCGAAGCCATCGAGATTCGGGAGCTATTCCAGAGATTAACGGCAGACGTCCTCATTGGAACAGCATTCGGCCTAAAATTTAATCTGCAGCGAAAAGATCAAACGAACAGCTCAGCAGAGTCGCTGTTTCAGGAGAGCTTGAAGAGTTTTCAGCAATTTCGTCATGCATGGATAAACTTCCTTACTA CATGCTTTCCGGAGTTTGCCCATTTGTGGAAAACGCTAATGTCGTGCAGTTTGCGGTTTAGCAAGACTGCCACAGACAACATCTTTGATGAACTTTCTCCTATCGTACAATTCCGTCGACGAAACCGCGAG AACGATAGAAGCGATCTCCTGCAGTTGATGCTCAATGCACAAGTTGAGGATGGAGCCTTCGTAGACGTTCATTCGCTGACGACCTCCATTGATGCAGATAGCGCATATGAAGGTAAAGTTAACAGCTGCCTACTTCTCATACCGCATCTGATTATTGAATAG